Sequence from the Janthinobacterium lividum genome:
TGGCGGCACGCCGAAGGCGGCAGCTGCCGCCAGGTAGACGCCCGGATGCGGCTTGGCGTGGCCCACCAGGTCCGGCGTAAAGACGCGCTTGTCGAACAGCGGCGCCATGCTGGTCCGCTCGAGCGCCGACAGCACGCGCGCGCTGACGCTGTTCGAGGCGACGGCCTTGGGCAGGGGAATGGCTGCCAGCGCCTGCGCCACGCCAGGCACGGCGCGCAGCTGCGCGTCGCAGGCCGCATCGACGGCGTTGCCGATGGCCATGATCTCGTCGGCCGGCAATTGCGGCAAGCCCAGTTCCTTGTAGATATCCTGCATCAGCGGCACCAGGCGCTGGCCCAGGCGCGGCTCGATCAAGCCTTGCAGGGTGACGCCCTCGGGCAAGTTCTGCAGGCGCGGTCCCAGCAATTCCAGCAGCGCTTGCAGGGCCACGGCTTCGCTGTCGATCAGCACGCCATCGCAGTCGCTGATCAAATGGGTATAGCGCAGTGGGGTGGTGGCGGTATCAGGCATGGACTCTCCAGAAGGCAACGGTGACGGGAAATGCGGCGGCCAGCCGGCCAAGGCAGGCATCGCAACGATCATAGGTGGAACAGGCGGACGCTACCACGCAGAAAACGTCTGAATGACGATACTTTTCTGCAAAAGGCAGCCAACGGGGGAAAGAATCGGGCGCCAGGCAGGCGTCGACGCGTAAATACCAATTCAATACCACGCAATACCAGTGATTATCGCTGATTTTTGAATTCGCTGCGTTCGTCTTGAAACCGGGACGCGGAAAGCGCCCCGGCGATGCGGTTTACTTCAGCCAGCCGCGGTGGCGGAAGTACAGGAACGGTGCGATGGCGCTGGTGATCATCAAGCCCCAGGCCCATGGATAGCCGAACGACCATTCCAGTTCCGGCATCAGCTTGAAGTTCATGCCGTATACGCTGGCGATCAGGGTCGGCGGCAGGAAGGCCACGCTGGCCACCGAGAAGATCTTGATGATCTTGTTCTGGTTGATGTTGATGAAACCGACGGTGGCATCCATCAGGAAGTTGATCTTGTCAAACAGGAACGAGGTATGGCCGTCCAGCGATTCGATGTCGCGCAAAATCTGCCGCGCTTCCTCGAACTGCTCGGAATTGAGCAATCGGCCGCGCATCAGGAAACTCACGGCGCGGCGCGTATCCATCATGTTGCGGCGGATACGGCCATTCAAATCTTCCTCGTGGGCAATCGCATTCAGCGCTTCGGCCGCGTGCGCATCGGTAAATTCCTTTTGCAGCACGCGCGTGCTGACTTCTTCCAGGTTCTGGTAGATGCCTTCGAGCACGTCGGCCGAATATTCGGCATCGGTGGCGTACAGGTCGAGCAGCACATCCATGTAGTCGGCAATCGAGCCGGGCCGCGAACGGGCGCGCATGCGCACCAGGCGGAACACGGGCAAGTCGTCCGTATGCATGGAAAACAGGATCTTGCGGGCCAGGATGAAGGCGACCGTGATGACGCGCGAGGGACCATCGTCCTCTTCGCGCAGGAAATCTGTGCGCAGGTGCAAGTCGCCGTTTTCCGCTTCGTAATAGCGGGCCGACGCTTCAATATCCTTGACTTCGTCTTCGCCCGGCAGGGTGACGTTGTAGATGGCCTTGACCCAGGCCCGTTCATCATCGGTAGGGTCGGTCAGGTCGACCCACACCGGTTCGGCATTTTCGAGGTCTGCGCGGCTGTCGATCGGCACCTGGTTGAGCCGGCCATTCTGTAATACAAAGACATTGATCATGCGCGCTCTCAGCCGGATGTTGGGTTATCGTGATGTGCTGGCGCTGGCGCCAAAAATGAAAACAGCGCAAGTGTACCCGCAAAGGCCTTTTCACGACCACCCCCGGCACCGCTTTTTCACGGAAAAAGTGCGGCGTTGCACCAACCGGTGCCGATTAAGATGCTGCGCCGCAATAGTGCCAATCAGGCAGCTTTAACTTTATACAAAGAAAGCCGGCTGCCATCAAGGCAGTTCCGCCGCTCCCATGCGGCGCAGGATCACGCCCGTACGCCGGTTCAGGTAGCCCGTATCGCGGTGACGGTCATAAAAGCGGGGGTTCGGCAGCATCACGGCCAGTTTTGCCGCCTGCCCGGCGCTCAGGCCCGCCGCGCTGACCCGGTAATAGTGGCGCCCGGCCGCCTCGGCGCCGAAGATGCCCGTGCCAAACTCCACCACGTTCAAATAAATCTCGAAAATGCGCTGCTTTTCCATCAGGCTTTCCAGCATATACGTGATGATCAGTTCCTGGCCCTTGCGCACATAGCTGCGCGAGCCGGACAGGAACAGATTCTTCGCCAG
This genomic interval carries:
- the corA gene encoding magnesium/cobalt transporter CorA; protein product: MINVFVLQNGRLNQVPIDSRADLENAEPVWVDLTDPTDDERAWVKAIYNVTLPGEDEVKDIEASARYYEAENGDLHLRTDFLREEDDGPSRVITVAFILARKILFSMHTDDLPVFRLVRMRARSRPGSIADYMDVLLDLYATDAEYSADVLEGIYQNLEEVSTRVLQKEFTDAHAAEALNAIAHEEDLNGRIRRNMMDTRRAVSFLMRGRLLNSEQFEEARQILRDIESLDGHTSFLFDKINFLMDATVGFININQNKIIKIFSVASVAFLPPTLIASVYGMNFKLMPELEWSFGYPWAWGLMITSAIAPFLYFRHRGWLK
- a CDS encoding HAD family hydrolase translates to MPDTATTPLRYTHLISDCDGVLIDSEAVALQALLELLGPRLQNLPEGVTLQGLIEPRLGQRLVPLMQDIYKELGLPQLPADEIMAIGNAVDAACDAQLRAVPGVAQALAAIPLPKAVASNSVSARVLSALERTSMAPLFDKRVFTPDLVGHAKPHPGVYLAAAAAFGVPPGQCLVLEDSVTGVTAAVAAGMTVLGFIGGGHIAPGQEARLKAAGAHVVFNDMARLPALVAAVMDTAAV